A region from the Triticum aestivum cultivar Chinese Spring chromosome 3D, IWGSC CS RefSeq v2.1, whole genome shotgun sequence genome encodes:
- the LOC123080390 gene encoding aspartokinase 2, chloroplastic encodes MAIALRFAATPPRLAAPIPPTSAPHAHGGVARAGALGGTRRGRRLAMAAADSARCRAKREGDGDGVIAGVAVHGGTGAEGEDQLSVVMKFGGSSVSSAARMKEVAGLIQAFPEERPVVVLSAMGKTTNLLLLAGEKAVGCGVTRVSEIEEWNMLRDLHIKTVDELGLPRSVIHAKLDELEQLLKGVAMMKELTLRSTDYLVSFGECMSTRVFAAYLNQIGVKARQCDAFDIGFITTDDFGNAEILEATYPAVAKRLHGDWIRDPAIPIVTGFLGKGWKSGAVTTLGRGGSDLTATTIGKALGLREIQVWKDVDGVLTCDPNIYPNARTVPYLTFDEAAELAYFGAQVLHPQSMRPAREGDIPVRVKNSYNPKAPGTLIAKGRDMDKVVLTSIVLKSNVTMLDIVSTRMLGQFGFLAKVFSIFEDLGISVDCVATSEVSISVSLDPSKIWSRELIQQELDHVVEELEKIAFVHLLQQRAIVSLIGNVRKSSLILEKAFHVLRRIGVNVQMISQGASKVNMSLIVHDSEAKLCVEALHQAFFEGDGDGDGDDRLTAEFDEENLRLEL; translated from the exons ATGGCGATCGCGCTCAGATTCGCCGCCAccccgccccgcctcgccgcgccgatACCTCCGACGAGTGCCCCTCACGCCCATGGAGGTGTTGCGCGCGCCGGCGCCCTGGGCGGGACTCGCCGTGGCAGGAGACTGGCAATGGCGGCCGCGGATTCCGCTCGCTGTCGGGCCAAGAgagagggcgacggcgacggcgtcatCGCGGGAGTCGCCGTCCACGGAGGAACCGGAGCGGAAGGGGAAGATCAGCTGAGCGTGGTGATGAAGTTCGGTGGTTCGTCcgtgtcgtcggcggcgaggatgAAGGAGGTGGCGGGGCTCATCCAAGCTTTCCCCGAGGAGCGCCCCGTCGTCGTCCTCTCCGCCATGGGGAAGACCACCAATCTACTCCTCCTC GCTGGAGAGaaggcagtgggatgtggagtgACCCGCGTTTCCGAAATAGAAGAGTGGAACATGCTCAGAGATCTCCATATCAA GACAGTTGATGAACTTGGACTGCCAAGATCTGTTATACATG CTAAGCTAGATGAACTGGAGCAGCTCTTGAAAGGTGTTGCCATGATGAAAGAGCTGACACTTCGCAGCACTGACTACCTTGTGTCATTTGGAGAATGCATGTCCACACGGGTTTTTGCGGCTTATCTAAACCAGATTGGCGTCAAAGCACGTCAG TGTGACGCGTTTGATATTGGTTTCATAACGACAGACGATTTTGGTAATGCTGAGATATTGGAAGCAACTTATCCTGCTGTTGCAAAGAGATTACATGGGGACTGGATTCGGGATCCAGCAATACCTATTGTTACTGGGTTCCTTGGGAAG GGCTGGAAATCAGGTGCCGTTACTACTTTAGGCAGAGGTGGCAGTGACTTGACTGCTACAACCATTGGTAAAGCCTTGGGATTGAGAGAAATTCAG GTGTGGAAGGATGTTGATGGTGTACTTACTTGTGATCCAAATATCTACCCAAATGCAAGGACTGTCCCGTACTTAACATTTGATGAGGCTGCTGAACTTGCTTATTTTGGTGCCCAG GTTTTACATCCACAATCGATGCGACCTGCTAGAGAAGGTGATATACCAGTTAGGGTTAAGAATTCATACAACCCTAAAGCTCCAGGCACCCTTATTGCCAAAGGAAGAGATATGGATAAG GTCGTGCTTACAAGTATAGTTCTGAAGTCAAATGTCACTATGCTGGATATAGTGAGCACTCGGATGCTTGGTCAATTTGGTTTCCTGGCAAAG GTGTTTTCTATATTCGAAGACCTAGGCATATCTGTAGATTGTGTGGCGACTAGTGAGGTCAGCATTTCTGTGTCGCTCGACCCATCAAAGATCTGGAGCAGGGAACTTATTCAACAG GAGCTTGACCATGTGGTGGAAGAGCTGGAGAAAATCGCATTCGTCCATCTTCTCCAGCAGAGAGCGATAGTCTCGCTCATCGGGAACGTGCGGAAATCATCGCTCATACTAGAGAAG GCCTTCCACGTGTTGAGGAGAATCGGGGTCAATGTCCAGATGATCTCGCAAGGCGCATCAAAG GTGAACATGTCGCTGATCGTCCACGACAGCGAGGCGAAGCTGTGCGTGGAGGCCCTCCACCAGGCCTTCTTCGagggcgatggcgatggcgatggcgatgatcGCCTGACGGCAGAATTCGATGAGGAGAACCTGCGGCTTGAGCTGTGA